A stretch of the Ptychodera flava strain L36383 chromosome 18, AS_Pfla_20210202, whole genome shotgun sequence genome encodes the following:
- the LOC139117581 gene encoding NXPE family member 4-like codes for MKMDRVQSNFTKILRSTVLVILGMVLGTYIYIMVIENYEHENVYPQILDLDDDTLRRVGVNQYHVDPDQVHDVQFPYSKFNRFGMRWIGIVEEYEWSYNHLKREHLYTQGYEALKLGPDSITPTSVSKSKVYLQDKKSTFMRGEFIHVIVETRDDYGNQRLRGGDFLTGVMFNKEMQASTAARMIDYGNGTYSMYFYAGWKGQAAIDVSLSFTREAILFFDLTRFRDRRTLWSANFTNGKVIETSNCTSTNEGTWENKCSYINPWSLGKTAMLCHKPKSLPCSTLTNISQNLHQMVTMAEQDVKDMRYLFERQVLSNISET; via the exons ATGAAGATGGACCGTGTTCAATCCAACTTCACAAAGATACTTAGATCAACTGTGCTAGTGATTCTTGGGATGGTTCTTGGAACATACATCTACATTATGGTAATA GAGAACTATGAACATGAGAACGTATACCCTCAAATCCTAGATCTAGACGATGACACTTTAAGGAGGGTTGGTGTGAATCAATACCATGTGGATCCTGATCAGGTGCATGATGTCCAATTCCCATATAGCAAATTCAACCGTTTTGGTATGAGGTGGATCGGCATTGTGGAGGAGTATGAATGGTCGTATAACCATCTAAAACGTGAACATCTGTATACTCAAGGTTATGAAGCTCTGAAACTTGGTCCGGATTCAATTACTCCAACTTcagtttcaaaatcaaa AGTATACCTGCAAGACAAAAAGTCCACGTTTATGAGAGGTGAATTTATACACGTAATAGTAGAAACAAGAGATGACTACGGGAACCAACGTCTAAGGGGAGGCGACTTCTTAACAGGGGTAATGTTCAACAAAGAGATGCAAGCAAGCACAGCTGCAAGAATGATCGATTATGGGAACGGAACATACAGCATGTACTTTTATGCTGGTTGGAAAGGCCAGGCCGCTATAGATGTGTCCTTATCTTTCACAAGGGAAGCTATTTTATTTTTCGATTTAACGAGATTCAGAGATAGACGAACTCTATGGTCTGCTAACTTTACTAATGGTAAAGTTATAGAAACGAGTAACTGTACATCAACAAATGAAGGAACATGGGAGAATAAATGTTCGTATATTAATCCGTGGTCTCTTGGTAAGACTGCAATGCTCTGTCACAAACCGAAATCTTTGCCGTGCAGCACGCTGACTAACATCAGCCAAAATCTTCATCAAATGGTTACGATGGCTGAACAAGATGTTAAAGATATGCGATACCTGTTCGAAAGGCAAGTTTTATCGAATATCTCTGAGACATGA